Proteins encoded by one window of Nicotiana tabacum cultivar K326 chromosome 10, ASM71507v2, whole genome shotgun sequence:
- the LOC142164578 gene encoding uncharacterized protein LOC142164578: protein MPSTRKQTISRRLDTAAGEGTSQVPQVRAGQSEAQSEMPSHTSSTPSPPEDIRRHPAPPVPPSSTPDQDMRSALQLLTSLVASQAQRQNTGAAEKPVSTRVRDFINLDPPVFTGSDPKEDPQTFIDQVHRTLRVMHVSDTEAAELASYRLRDLAVLWYDSWERSRGPNPFPAVWKEFSEAFLRHYLPVEIRRARADKFLNLRQGNMSVREYIMQFDSLARYAPHMVAEMSDRVHMFVNGLGPHLINECTTASLVEGMDISRIQAYAQTLEYRKHQQRAVREQDRGQHKRARFAGYSDDFRGRIRPQFSRISAPPVASAPPQFQRPRYDRSYSGPGQSSQASGSQHHRDTSQMRPPTPHCDQCSKAHFGLCRRGSDP, encoded by the coding sequence atgccttcgactaggaagcaaacgattagtagacggcttgatacagcagcgggagagggtaccagtcaggtgccccaagtcagagcaggacaaagtgaggctcagagtgagatgccctctcatacctcatctactccatctcctccagaggatattagaaggcacccagcgcctccagttcctccgtctagcactccagaccaggatatgcggagtgctttgcagttattgactagcttggtagcttctcaggctcagaggcagaatacaggtgctgctgagaaaccagttagtacaagagttcgtgattttattaatttagaccctccagtgtttaccggatcagaccccaaggaggacccacagacttttattgaccaggttcatcgtacacttcgggttatgcatgttagtgatacagaggcagcagagttggcttcttatcggctacgggatttagcggttctctggtatgatagttgggagagatccaggggtccgaacccttttccagctgtgtggaaggaattttctgaggcctttcttcgtcactacttgccagttgagatacgacgagctagagctgataagttcttgaaccttagacaaggtaatatgagtgtgcgagagtacattatgcagtttgattctttggcaaggtatgctccccatatggtggccgagatgagtgatagggtgcatatgttcgtgaatgggttgggaccacatctgataaatgagtgtacgacagcctctttggtggagggcatggatatttcccgtattcaagcttatgcccagaccctagagtaTCGTAAGcaccagcagagggcagttagggagcaggatagaggacaacataagagggcgagatttgcagggtattctgatgacttcagaggccgcatcaggccacaattttcgaggatttcggcgccacctgtagctagtgctcctccacagtttcagaggcctcgatatgatcgatcctattctggtccaggtcagagttcgcaggcatctggctcgcaacatcacagggatactagtcagatgagacccccaacaccacattgtgatcagtgcagcaaggcccactttggactgtgtcgtcgaggttctgatccatga